A section of the Oryza sativa Japonica Group chromosome 1, ASM3414082v1 genome encodes:
- the LOC9267890 gene encoding chitinase CLP-like: MSLHLLLAVSLCVALASSLPWAAASANGNGNGKPLVAAITKDAATSLYTVPIKDGRPLVLDLAGALVWMSCAAAHPTLECHHHFCMHAHSYHPPGCPHNGYGRADVEDPFRCKCTAHPYNPFSGESATADLTRTRLSANATDGKNPLYPVSFAAVTSCAPDSLLAKLPAGAVGVAGLARTRLALQAQVARSQKVANKFALCLPSGGGGDGVAIFGGGPLFLLPPGRPDVAATLAGETPLHRNKDLPGYFISATKIAVNQEQVQLYTQEPLVVELCTRIPYTALRPDVYRAVVDAFARATAGRKRVTPPPPPAAPFELCYDSRDLGSTRLGYAVPQIDLVLEGGKNWTVFGGNSMAQVSDNTACLAVVKVKGEKGSPPPPAAIIGGFQMENNLVVFDEEKQRLGFSGLLWGRQTTCSNFNFTLAA; encoded by the coding sequence ATGtcgctccacctcctcctcgccgtctcgCTCTGCGTCGCCTTGGCCTCGTCGTTGCCATGGGCAGCAGCTAGTGccaatggcaatggcaatggcaagCCGCTTGTCGCGGCCATCACCAAGGACGCGGCGACCTCGCTCTACACCGTCCCCATCAAGGACGGCCGCCCGCTCgtcctcgacctcgccggcgcgctcGTCTGGAtgtcgtgcgccgccgcgcacCCGACGCTGGAGTGCCACCACCACTTCTGCATGCACGCGCACAGCTACCACCCGCCGGGATGCCCCCACAATGGCTatggccgcgccgacgtcgaggACCCGTTCCGGTGCAAGTGCACCGCCCACCCGTACAACCCCTTCTCCGGCGAGTCGGCGACGGCCGACCTGACGCGGACGAGGCTGTCGGCGAACGCCACCGACGGCAAGAACCCGCTCTACCCGGTGTCGTtcgccgccgtcacctcctGCGCGCCGGATTCCCTCCTCGCGAagctccccgccggcgccgtcggcgtcgccgggCTCGCGCGCACCAGGCTCGCGCTGCAGGCGCAGGTGGCGCGGTCGCAGAAGGTCGCCAACAAGTTCGCGCTCTGCCtccccagcggcggcggcggcgacggcgtggcgatcttcggcggcggcccgctcttcctcctcccgccggggCGTCCCGACGTGGCGgcgacgctcgccggcgaaACTCCCCTCCACCGCAACAAGGATCTCCCCGGATACTTCATCTCGGCGACCAAGATCGCCGTGAACCAGGAGCAGGTGCAGCTCTACACCCAAGAGCCGCTCGTCGTCGAGCTGTGCACGAGGATCCCGTACACGGCGCTCCGGCCGGACGTGTACCGAGCGGTGGTCGACGCGTTCGCCAGGGCCACCGCCGGCCGGAagcgcgtcacgccgccgccgccgccggcggcgccgttcgAGCTGTGCTACGACTCGCGCGATCTGGGGTCGACGCGGCTGGGCTACGCCGTGCCGCAGATCGACCTGGTGCTGGAGGGCGGCAAGAACTGGACGGTGTTCGGCGGCAACTCGATGGCGCAGGTGAGCGACAACACGGCGTGCCTCGCGGTGGTGAAGGTGAAGGGGGAGAAgggcagcccgccgccgccggcggcgatcaTCGGAGGGTTCCAGATGGAGAACAACCTGGTGGTGTTCGACGAGGAGAAGCAGCGGCTCGGATTCAGCGGCCTGCTCTGGGGGAGGCAGACCACCTGCAGCAACTTCAACTTCACTCTCGCCGCCTAG
- the LOC4326530 gene encoding chitinase CLP-like: MPPRNGNLVLAAAAAALLVLLASPPSCSAAAPRRRDPVVVPVTRDPATSLYTIPVRYYDNLVVDLAGPLVWSTCAADHLPASLSCQDPTCVVANAYRAPTCKVTGGGGDCSKNVCTAYPYNPVTGQCAAGNLAHTRFIANTTDGKNPLIQVSVKAVAACAPKRLLARLPRGATGVAGLAASGLALPAQVASSQGVAGRFLLCLPRLGYGQGVAIFGGGPIYLGEGLPDFTTTLDYTPLVAKRDNPGYYVTANAIALDDARLPLPSGALAAGGVALRTAVPFGQLRPDVFRPFVREFEKGLNRSDAKVAAVAPFPLCYRASMLGNTRIGYFVPAVRLMLAGGKNYTMTGTNSMVDVKGGKACLAFVEMKSGDAASSPAVILGGFQMENMLLQFDSEKKRLGFARLPFYTSCSNFNFTKTQ, encoded by the coding sequence ATGCCGCCACGAAACGGCAacctcgtcctcgccgccgccgccgccgcgctgctcgtgctgctggcgtcgccgccgtcgtgctccgccgcggcgcctcGTCGTCGGGACCCCGTGGTGGTTCCCGTCACCAGGGACCCGGCCACCTCGCTCTACACCATCCCCGTCAGGTACTACGACAacctcgtcgtcgacctcgccggcccGCTCGTCTGGTCGACGTGCGCCGCCGACCACCTGCCGGCGTCGCTGTCCTGCCAGGACCCGACGTGCGTGGTCGCCAACGCGTACCGTGCTCCGACCTGCaaggtcaccggcggcggcggcgactgcagcaagaacgtgtgcaCGGCGTACCCGTACAACCCGGTGACCGGGCAGTGCGCCGCCGGGAACCTTGCCCACACGAGGTTCATCGCCAACACCACCGACGGCAAGAACCCTCTGATCCAGGTCTCCGTCAAGGCCGTGGCGGCGTGCGCGCCCAAGAGGCTCCTGGCGCGGCTGCCGCGCGGCGCCACgggcgtcgccggcctcgccgcctccggcctcgCGCTCCCGGCGCAGGTCGCGTCGTCGCAGGGCGTCGCCGGCAGGTTCCTCCTCTGCCTCCCGAGGCTCGGGTACGGCCAGGGCGTGGCCATCTTCGGCGGCGGCCCGATATACCTCGGCGAAGGGCTGCCGGACTTCACGACGACGCTGGACTACACCCCGCTCGTCGCCAAGAGAGACAACCCCGGCTACTACGTCACCGCCAACGCCATCGCCCTCGATGACGCGCGGCTACCCCTCCCGagcggcgcgctcgccgccggcggcgtggcgctgCGCACCGCCGTGCCGTTCGGCCAACTCCGGCCGGACGTGTTCCGCCCGTTCGTCCGGGAGTTCGAGAAGGGCCTGAACCGGAGCGACGCGAAggtcgccgccgtggcgccgttCCCGCTCTGCTACAGGGCGTCGATGCTGGGGAACACGCGGATCGGCTACTTTGTGCCGGCGGTGAGGCTGATGCTCGCCGGCGGGAAGAACTACACGATGACGGGGACCAACTCGATGGTGGACGTGAAGGGGGGCAAGGCGTGCCTGGCCTTCGTGGAGATGAAGTCCGGCGACGCCGCCAGTTCGCCGGCGGTGATCCTCGGAGGGTTCCAGATGGAGAACATGTTGCTGCAGTTCGACTCGGAGAAGAAGCGGCTCGGGTTCGCGAGGCTGCCGTTCTACACGTCGTGCAGTAACTTCAATTTCACCAAGACTCAGTAG
- the LOC4326531 gene encoding chitinase CLP-like, translating into MAMISQAFFLAIIFFILVQLQASPSPAIQALVAPITKDTKTGLHTLSISNKNYLLDLSGQLLWSPCSPSHPTVPCSSGECAAASGAHKSCNNGGRACTARPTNPVTGERAVGDLTLADIVANATDGKTLTSEVTVRGVVSSCAPGSLLRSLPAMAAGDAGLGRGGVSLPTQLYSKLSLKRQFAVCLPSTAAAPGVAFFGGGPYNLMPPTLFDASTVLSYTDLARSPTNPSAYSIKLRGIAMNQEAVHLPPGALSRGGGVTLDTAAPYTVLRRDVYRPFVAAFAKATARITRMPSVAPFELCFNSSALGFTRVGYAVAPIDLVTSGGRNWTVFGSNSLAQVAGDTACLAFVDGGRAARSAVTVGAFQMENNFLLFDEAASRLGFSGTLFFIRTTCGNFNFARN; encoded by the coding sequence ATGGCTATGATTTCCCAAGCATTTTTTCTCGCTATCATCTTCTTCATTCTTGTGCAGTTGCAAGCTTCTCCATCTCCTGCAATCCAAGCCTTGGTAGCTCCGATCACCAAGGACACCAAGACTGGGCTCCACACGCTCTCCATCTCCAACAAGAACTACCTGCTTGACCTCTCCGGACAGCTACTGTGGTCACCGTGCTCACCCTCCCACCCCACCGTCCCGTGCTCCTCCGGCGagtgcgccgccgcgtcgggggCGCACAAGTCCTGCAACAACGGAGGACGCGCGTGCACCGCCCGCCCGACGAATCCGGTGACGGGCGAACGCGCCGTCGGCGACCTCACGCTCGCTGACATCGTCGCCAACGCCACCGACGGCAAGACGCTGACCTCCGAGGTCACCGTCCGGGGCGTCGTCTCGTCATGCGCGCCGGGCAGCCTCCTCAGGTCGTTACCGGccatggcggccggcgacgcgggccTCGGCCGTGGCGGGGTGAGCCTGCCGACCCAGCTCTACTCGAAGCTGTCGCTTAAGCGGCAGTTCGCCGTCTGCCTGCCGAGCACGGCGGCCGCGCCCGGCGTCGCGTTCTTCGGCGGCGGGCCGTACAACCTGATGCCGCCGACGCTGTTCGACGCGAGCACCGTCCTCTCCTACACCGACCTGGCCCGGAGCCCGACGAACCCCTCGGCGTACAGCATCAAGCTCCGGGGCATCGCCATGAACCAAGAGGCGGTCCACCTCCCTCCCGGCGCGctcagccgcggcggcggcgtgacgcTCGACACGGCCGCGCCGTACACCGTCCTGCGGCGCGACGTGTACCGCCCGTTCGTCGCCGCGTTCGccaaggcgacggcgaggataACGCGCATGCCGAGCGTGGCCCCGTTCGAGCTCTGCTTCAACAGCAGCGCGCTGGGGTTCACCAGGGTCGGCTACGCGGTGGCGCCGATCGACCTCGTGACGTCCGGCGGCCGGAACTGGACGGTGTTCGGGTCGAACTCGCTGGCGCAGGTGGCGGGCGACACGGCGTGCTTGGCGTTCGTCGACggcgggagggcggcgcggAGCGCGGTGACCGTGGGCGCGTTCCAGATGGAGAACAACTTTTTGCTGTTCGACGAGGCCGCTTCCAGGCTAGGGTTCAGTGGCACCCTCTTCTTCATCAGGACTACCTGTGGCAACTTCAACTTCGCAAGAAACTAA
- the LOC4326532 gene encoding putative disease resistance protein RGA3, with product MSGVGEMIVSSVARRVASKLGDLAVEEATLLWRFKDDVNDMKEKMRDLVAVMQDADDKVRQVGKDGAVARRWLSKVKSVAYDVEDVLDEFDAAQLIRNHQSKLKLYFSWNNPLLQKMTIARNMKNLRDKIVAIEKDGKMLNLVRHEPHAKGSRSNETFTVSDDMEIGMLGRDAETEKIISLLLKTEAKEDISIIPIVGLGGLGKTTLAQAVFADKRVRVFDMKIWVYVSEDFDLLKIGKAIIRGANRSISLDNCNLQFVQDNLIKELANRRYLIGLDDLWEEYGENLEKLKQMLQHGGKGSKIIVTTRNGSVVQVLHTGCLANQRKICPVHEADHINLDVLSPDDCWKVMKQRIFGPDDDQSGLEEIGRQIAGRCGGLPLVANALGQVMSEQRTVEAWRDIRDRKIVLDFIVDNRRDTLERVLLSYYYMKPNYKMCFTCLASFSKGFVVDSDRLILQWSALGYIQARHTGQSCIDYLLGMSFLQISKSSSVSPVHAKAPRKLTMHDLVYDLAKIIAADEVLVMDANKPTTWDKANEHYCRHAQLVNYHKRTEIFKHIPCKIRTLCFRECPEMQLPRKAFSQTSYIRILDLSGLSNEEQSTPSNPVLPSSIRRLMLLGYLDVSGFPIISLPKSFHTLQNMQSLILSNCSLEILPANIGSLQKLCYLDLSRNSNLNKLPSSVTDLVELYFLNLSGCAKLEELPESINNLKCLQHLDISGCCALQKLPGKFGSLAKLSFVNLSSCSKLTKLPDSLNLESLEHLILSDCHELEQLPEDLGNLYRLEVLDMSDCYRVQVLPKTFCQLKHLKYLNLSDCHGLIQLPECFGDLSELQSLNLTSCSKLQSLPWSLCNMFNLKHLNLSYCVSLESLPSSLGDLRLQVLDLTGCYNMHGLPDSISNMSSLTLLNTATGSECVFHKTQIIKKHLNLPGTVEHDVHEIENADFSSIVELGRLRCRELEVRHLENVERLEDARKANLRDMVELRWLKFSWELGGTRSVDKDKLVLENLIPPRTLEEFLLDGYMCKDFPSWLTGISSYLPYLMCIRICNLATCDSLPAFGQLPNLRHFRMNNMPSIRRIGKEFYGEEGNCKKLRVIWLERMTNLEEWWTTRSGKEDEEFLIPNLHVLKVDNCPKLSFLPYPPRSMNWYLDSSDEVLPERGFRSLVSSTLPFRVVIGNCHFSPDRWGRLATLEIFEVHRCSGLRTLPDVIQCFLSLRASLIV from the exons ATGAGCGGGGTTGGAGAGATGATTGTGAGTTCCGTGGCGAGACGGGTCGCCAGCAAGCTTGGCGACCTCGCAGTGGAGGAGGCCACTCTGCTGTGGaggttcaaggatgatgtgaatGACATGAAGGAGAAGATGAGAGATCTGGTTGCTGTGATGCAAGATGCTGACGATAAGGTGCGCCAAGTAGGAAAAGATGGAGCAGTGGCACGGCGGTGGCTCTCCAAAGTTAAGTCCGTCGCCTACGACGTTGAGGACGTGCTGGATGAATTCGATGCTGCTCAGCTCATCAGGAACCATCAATCCAAG ctcAAGTTATACTTTTCCTGGAACAATCCGCTCCTCCAGAAAATGACCATAGCACGCAACATGAAGAACTTGAGGGATAAAATAGTTGCAATAGAAAAGGATGGCAAGATGCTCAATCTTGTGCGTCATGAACCACATGCAAAAGGGAGTAGAAGCAACGAAACTTTTACTGTCAGTGATGATATGGAGATTGGAATGCTAGGGAGGGATGCTGAAACAGAAAAAATAATCAGCCTTCTATTGAAAACTGAAGCCAAGGAGGATATCTCAATTATTCCAATTGTTGGGCTTGGTGGACTAGGGAAGACAACCTTAGCCCAAGCAGTTTTTGCAGACAAAAGGGTCCGTGTCTTTGATATGAAAATCTGGGTTTATGTTTCAGAGGATTTTGATCTGCTCAAAATTGGGAAAGCTATCATCAGAGGAGCAAACAGAAGTATCAGCCTAGACAACTGCAACTTGCAGTTTGTACAAGATAATCTGATAAAAGAACTTGCCAATAGGAGATACTTGATTGGTCTAGATGATCTCTGGGAAGAATATGGAGAAAATTTGGAAAAGTTGAAGCAGATGTTACAACATGGCGGCAAGGGTAGCAAGATTATAGTAACTACACGCAATGGAAGTGTAGTGCAAGTACTACACACTGGTTGTCTTGCAAATCAGCGGAAAATATGCCCTGTGCATGaggccgatcatatcaatttgGATGTTTTATCACCTGATGACTGCTGGAAGGTGATGAAGCAAAGAATATTTGGACCTGATGATGATCAAAGTGGCTTAGAGGAAATCGGAAGGCAAATTGCTGGGAGGTGCGGGGGACTACCACTGGTGGCTAATGCTCTTGGGCAAGTAATGTCTGAGCAAAGGACCGTTGAGGCATGGAGAGATATAAGAGACAGAAAGATTGTTTTGGATTTCATAGTAGATAATCGGCGAGACACTTTGGAACGCGTCTTGTTGAGCTATTACTACATGAAGCCAAACTACAAAATGTGCTTTACATGTCTTGCATCATTCTCGAAGGGCTTCGTTGTGGACAGTGACCGCCTGATCCTGCAATGGAGCGCCCTTGGATACATTCAAGCAAGGCATACTGGTCAAAGTTGTATTGATTATCTTCTGGGGATGTCCTTTCTTCAGATTTCCAAGTCTTCATCA GTTAGCCCAGTGCATGCCAAAGCTCCACGAAAGCTCACCATGCATGATTTAGTGTATGATCTTGCAAAAATAATTGCTGCTGATGAAGTCCTTGTTATGGATGCCAACAAACCAACAACATGGGACAAAGCTAATGAGCATTACTGTCGACATGCACAGTTGGTCAACTACCATAAGCGAACTGAGATTTTTAAACATATACCCTGCAAGATACGAACCCTCTGTTTTAGAGAATGTCCTGAAATGCAACTTCCCCGAAAAGCATTCTCTCAAACCAGTTACATACGTATATTGGACCTGAGTGGATTGTCCAATGAAGAGCAATCTACTCCAAGCAATCCAGTCCTGCCATCTTCCATTCGTCGACTGATGTTGCTGGGGTATCTTGATGTCTCAGGCTTTCCTATTATATCCCTCCCTAAATCTTTCCACACACTTCAAAATATGCAGAGTCTAATTCTCTCCAATTGCTCTCTTGAAATATTGCCTGCCAACATTGGTAGCCTCCAAAAACTTTGTTATTTGGACCTATCAAGGAATAGTAACCTTAATAAACTGCCGTCATCAGTCACAGACCTTGTTGAGCTATATTTTCTAAACCTATCTGGGTGTGCTAAGCTTGAAGAGTTGCCTGAATCAATTAACAACCTTAAATGCTTACAGCATCTAGACATATCAGGTTGTTGTGCTCTTCAAAAGCTCCCTGGTAAATTCGGTAGCCTTGCTAAACTCTCATTTGTAAACTTGTCAAGTTGTTCAAAGCTAACCAAACTTCCAGATAGTCTTAACCTTGAGTCTCTAGAGCACCTAATCCTCTCAGACTGCCATGAGCTAGAACAACTACCAGAAGATCTTGGTAATCTTTATAGACTTGAGGTTTTGGATATGTCTGACTGCTACAGGGTTCAAGTGCTACCAAAAACCTTTTGCCAACTTAAGCATTTGAAATACCTTAATCTTTCAGACTGCCATGGGCTGATACAACTCCCTGAATGCTTTGGTGATCTCTCTGAGCTCCAGTCTTTGAACCTCACAAGTTGTTCTAAGCTACAGTCATTGCCCTGGTCATTATGCAACATGTTTAATTTGAAGCATCTTAATTTGTCATATTGCGTAAGTCTTGAAAGTCTTCCATCTTCACTTGGTGACCTTCGTCTTCAAGTCCTGGATCTTACTGGTTGTTATAATATGCATGGCTTGCCAGATAGTATCAGTAATATGAGTAGTCTCACCCTGCTTAACACTGCTACAGGATCAGAATGTGTGTTTCATAAGACTcaaattattaaaaaacatTTAAATTTGCCTGGCACTGTAGAACATGATGTGCATGAGATAGAAAATGCTGATTTCAGCAGTATAGTGGAGCTTGGGAGACTGCGTTGTCGTGAGCTGGAAGTTAGACATCTTGAAAATGTTGAGCGGCTAGAAGATGCTAGGAAAGCTAACTTGCGGGATATGGTGGAGCTTCGTTGGTTAAAATTTTCCTGGGAACTTGGTGGCACAAGAAGTGTGGACAAGGATAAATTGGTGCTGGAGAACCTCATACCTCCTCGGACTCTTGAAGAGTTTTTGTTGGATGGGTACATGTGCAAGGATTTCCCATCCTGGTTGACTGGCATATCCTCCTATCTCCCTTATCTCATGTGCATTAGGATCTGTAATTTAGCAACATGTGATTCTCTTCCTGCATTTGGCCAGTTGCCAAACCTAAGACATTTCAGGATGAATAACATGCCCAGCATTAGGAGAATTGGCAAGGAATTCTATGGAGAGGAAGGAAACTGTAAGAAATTAAGAGTTATTTGGTTGGAAAGAATGACTAACTTGGAAGAGTGGTGGACAACACGGTCCGGTAAAGAAGATGAAGAGTTCTTAATCCCTAATTTACATGTTTTGAAGGTAGATAACTGCCCAAAGTTGAGTTTCCTACCATATCCCCCAAGAAGTATGAACTGGTACTTGGACAGTAGCGACGAGGTGTTGCCAGAACGAGGATTCAGGAGCCTTGTGTCTTCCACTCTTCCTTTTCGTGTGGTCATAGGTAATTGCCACTTTtcccctgacaggtggggcagACTTGCCACCCTTGAGATTTTTGAAGTACATCGTTGCAGCGGCTTGCGGACGTTGCCCGATGTCATCCAGTGCTTTCTctctcttagagcaagtttaatagtatag